GACCGGGGGCAGGTCGGGACCCTTCTCGGAGTGCGGGTCAGACGGGATCGGCCCGCTCCGCCGTCGCTGGCGGGATCTCGCGGATGACCGCGACCGGGCAGTGGCTGTGGTGCAGCAGTTGCTGGCTGACCGAGCCGAGGAGCAGGCCGCGGAATCCGCCGCGCCCGCGGGATCCGACGACGACCAGTTGGGCGTATCGGCTGGCCTTGGCGAGGACGCGGCTTGGGTTGTCCGCGACGACCTCTGTGGTCACCTCGACGTCCGGATATTTCTCTTGCCAGCCGGCGAGCAGCTCGTCGAGCGCGGCCTTCTCCGCTGCGGTGATGTCTCGCTGATCGAGGTTGGGCGGGCTCCACCGCGGTGTCGGCGGGGTCCAGGCCCGGATGACGTGCAGGGGCACGCCGCGGTCGGCGGCCTGCTCGAGGGCGTACTGGAGCGCCAGCAGGGAGCCCGGGGATCCGTCCACGCCCGCGAGCAAGTGTGCGCCGGGCCGTTGCTCATCGCCGCGGACGACCACGACCGGGCAGTGGGCGTGCGCGGAGACCGCGAAGCTGGTGGAGCCGACGAGCAGGTCGGCGAAGCCGCCGTGTCCCCGGCTGCCGAGCACGACGAGGGACGCGTGCCGGGACTGCTCCTGCAGCACGACGGCGGGCGGCCCGTCGAGCA
Above is a window of Micromonospora coriariae DNA encoding:
- a CDS encoding universal stress protein; this encodes MTSRSIVVGYDGSASAAATVEWAITHATRTGTPLLLTYAFDWPIVPAALSPGPASWPDTTARHDAQTMIDDAVAEAARSHPGLIVTGTLLDGPPAVVLQEQSRHASLVVLGSRGHGGFADLLVGSTSFAVSAHAHCPVVVVRGDEQRPGAHLLAGVDGSPGSLLALQYALEQAADRGVPLHVIRAWTPPTPRWSPPNLDQRDITAAEKAALDELLAGWQEKYPDVEVTTEVVADNPSRVLAKASRYAQLVVVGSRGRGGFRGLLLGSVSQQLLHHSHCPVAVIREIPPATAERADPV